From Juglans regia cultivar Chandler chromosome 6, Walnut 2.0, whole genome shotgun sequence, the proteins below share one genomic window:
- the LOC108987614 gene encoding uncharacterized protein LOC108987614, whose product MSVFYHEDPPPNSSKISKFLSAALKDAFCNCHNFGGRLPTAVREEEYPTSDFDDEQEVVVSAIRSGAMEKLRHRPSLLTDSFSWVYYPRTGELYMTPKAAKGKENYDGDEDEDDDDDEREEFVSAASYFSCCSSAMSREAFYSVKTNFSRSSSLNGIDLPEFWRRSIIQELCHCEGWPFGLCRKAVLLPPLPKSPSESWSWRKGTRILKMP is encoded by the exons ATGAGCGTCTTTTATCACGAGGATCCACCACCAAATTCTTCCAAGATATCCAAATTTCTCTCTGCAGCTTTGAAGGATGCTTTCTGCAATTGCCATAATTTTGGTGGACGGCTGCCGACTGCAGTCCGGGAAGAGGAGTATCCGACAAGTGACTTTGATGATGAACAAGAG GTAGTTGTTTCAGCCATTAGAAGCGGAGCAATGGAGAAGCTTCGACACAGGCCTAGCCTCTTGACGGATAGCTTTTCCTGGGTGTACTATCCGAGGACCGGAGAATTGTACATGACTCCCAAGGCAGCCAAAGGAAAAGAGAATTATGATggtgatgaagatgaggatgatgatgatgatgaaagaGAAGAATTTGTGTCTGCTGCAAGTTATTTCTCCTGCTGTTCCAGTGCTATGAGTAGGGAAGCTTTCTATTCAGTGAAGACCAACTTTTCACGTAGTTCAAGCTTGAATGGGATTGATCTTCCAGAGTTTTGGAGGCGCTCGATAATACAGGAGCTGTGCCATTGTGAGGGCTGGCCATTTGGTCTCTGCAGGAAGGCTGTGCTGCTTCCACCCCTACCTAAATCTCCCTCTGAATCCTGGTCATGGCGTAAAGGCACTAGAATTCTTAAGATGCCTTGA